A genomic window from Tolypothrix sp. PCC 7910 includes:
- a CDS encoding zinc-dependent peptidase gives MIPAIIAFLIIGITITAILISPLLIKQRRKRLKSRTFPPLWNAIIENNLPIYLHLSPPERRRLQGHIQVFLTEKQFIGCKGLQVTEEMKLTIASVACLLLLNERGEYFSKLRSILVYPSTYLVTETVATGEYVVEERREARLGESWSRDQVVLSWEQVQQDTQNWQDGHNVVLHEFAHQLDQEDGKAEGVPILPNKSDYPVWAQVMTAEYQQLCNDVQQGVKTVIDSYGATNPAEFFAVATETFFEKPHQLLNQHPRLYELLQRYYQINPRQWVDK, from the coding sequence ATGATACCAGCAATAATTGCCTTTCTCATTATTGGCATAACTATCACGGCAATTTTAATCAGTCCCCTGTTAATTAAACAGCGCCGCAAACGTTTAAAATCTCGAACTTTTCCACCACTATGGAATGCCATTATTGAAAATAACCTGCCGATTTATCTCCACCTCTCGCCCCCAGAACGCAGACGGCTACAAGGACATATTCAAGTATTCTTAACTGAGAAACAATTCATTGGCTGTAAGGGATTACAAGTCACAGAAGAAATGAAATTAACTATTGCATCTGTGGCTTGTTTGTTATTACTCAATGAACGAGGCGAATACTTCTCAAAATTGCGTTCAATTTTAGTTTATCCCAGCACTTATTTAGTAACTGAAACCGTCGCTACTGGAGAGTATGTAGTCGAAGAAAGGCGAGAAGCCAGATTAGGTGAATCTTGGAGTCGTGATCAAGTCGTACTTTCTTGGGAACAGGTGCAACAAGACACTCAAAACTGGCAAGATGGGCATAATGTGGTGCTGCATGAATTTGCCCATCAATTAGATCAAGAAGATGGTAAAGCTGAGGGTGTACCTATTTTGCCTAATAAATCAGATTACCCAGTTTGGGCGCAGGTAATGACTGCAGAATATCAACAACTCTGCAATGATGTGCAGCAAGGCGTAAAAACTGTAATTGATAGCTATGGTGCAACTAATCCCGCCGAGTTTTTCGCCGTCGCCACAGAAACCTTTTTTGAAAAGCCTCATCAGTTGTTAAATCAGCATCCGCGATTGTATGAGTTACTCCAACGTTATTATCAAATTAATCCTCGACAATGGGTTGATAAATAA
- a CDS encoding nucleoside phosphorylase, with protein sequence MCSKRFYHIGFEQADLGAKPPTLALLSGDPERASVIAQTHLQNVKLLSDNRGLNSYLGYLANGCPILSATSGMGAPSLSIVVNELVQVGIRQIIRVGTCGSIQPYVAVGSIVISNAALCRQGAANDIAPIEYPAAADPFLTVALVKAAQKLGFEHHLGITASVDTFYEGQERMDSANPYLMRSLQGITAEYRHLNILNYEMECGTLFKMAGVYPFAAAAVCAVVAQRTVSENIIFPKKDIAIENAIATAINAAQTVLSYERKE encoded by the coding sequence ATGTGCAGTAAACGCTTTTACCACATTGGCTTTGAACAAGCGGATTTGGGTGCAAAACCACCCACATTAGCGCTATTATCTGGCGATCCAGAACGTGCATCTGTCATCGCCCAAACTCATTTGCAAAATGTGAAATTATTATCAGATAATCGGGGGCTGAATAGTTATTTAGGATATTTAGCTAATGGTTGCCCTATCTTATCAGCGACTAGTGGCATGGGTGCACCTTCCTTAAGTATTGTAGTTAATGAATTAGTACAGGTAGGAATCCGGCAAATTATTCGCGTTGGTACTTGTGGTTCTATTCAGCCTTATGTAGCCGTTGGTAGTATTGTAATTAGCAATGCAGCATTATGTCGCCAAGGTGCAGCTAATGATATTGCACCTATCGAGTATCCAGCCGCAGCCGATCCCTTTCTCACAGTCGCTTTAGTCAAAGCGGCACAAAAATTAGGCTTTGAGCATCATCTAGGAATTACTGCTTCAGTAGATACCTTTTATGAAGGGCAAGAACGCATGGATTCAGCCAATCCATATTTAATGCGATCGCTACAGGGAATTACCGCAGAATATCGCCATCTAAATATCTTGAACTATGAAATGGAATGCGGCACACTATTTAAGATGGCAGGAGTTTACCCATTTGCTGCTGCTGCTGTGTGCGCTGTAGTTGCTCAACGTACTGTTTCTGAAAATATTATCTTCCCCAAGAAAGATATTGCCATTGAGAATGCGATCGCAACTGCTATAAATGCAGCCCAAACAGTTCTGAGTTATGAGAGAAAAGAATAA
- a CDS encoding GH3 auxin-responsive promoter family protein codes for MRPIIKAFGQLFANAYKRFDQALAHPELTQLSVQQEICDRLIASDYGKALKIRSIADWQDVPIVDYDALEHWILGHKKRQQIPLTTEPILFYEKTSGSSGAIKWIPYTQSLRRSFNQMFCVWADDLIKNGPRFTTGKIYACISPQLNVTDASALQDDLDYLDGWLRWLLRPWLVIPNNLNRLQNAQEFKHQLALALLQAEKLEIISIWSPSFLQVHLKYIQENQELLRQELHNKISRVGVARRRHRLQILGVNPIPWTQLWPHLKLISCWDSANAADQAKGLRSQFPGVLVQGKGLLATEAPMTIPLIAAGGYVPVLDEVFFEFEDDNGSVYRLHELQQGEKYTIILSQKGGLYRYRIGDRIRVTHYYRQTPCLEFLGRHQAVSDLVGEKLQSNFVHDALHSMNLPEGCFKSLVSFAEPAQYILLLDYATTTKEILAQQLDEALSQSYHYQRARSLGQLAPPQVIISPQIPEILALHRLRSGSIWGGIKHPILATSPISAELLQELQRTSS; via the coding sequence ATGCGTCCCATTATTAAAGCGTTTGGGCAGCTTTTTGCAAATGCTTATAAGCGATTTGATCAAGCATTAGCCCATCCTGAGTTAACACAGCTATCTGTGCAGCAAGAGATTTGCGATCGCCTGATTGCTAGCGACTATGGCAAAGCCTTAAAAATTCGTTCTATAGCCGATTGGCAAGATGTGCCTATTGTTGATTACGATGCATTGGAACATTGGATTTTAGGGCATAAAAAGCGTCAGCAAATACCCTTAACTACCGAACCGATTTTATTTTATGAAAAAACCTCTGGTAGTAGTGGGGCGATAAAATGGATTCCCTACACTCAGTCTTTGCGACGCTCATTTAATCAAATGTTTTGTGTCTGGGCTGATGATTTAATAAAAAACGGCCCTAGATTTACTACTGGCAAAATTTACGCTTGTATATCGCCGCAATTAAATGTCACAGATGCCTCAGCTTTACAAGACGATTTAGATTATTTAGATGGCTGGTTACGGTGGTTGTTACGTCCTTGGTTGGTAATACCAAATAACCTTAATCGCCTACAGAATGCCCAAGAATTTAAACATCAGTTAGCGTTAGCTTTATTACAGGCAGAAAAATTAGAAATTATTTCGATTTGGAGTCCGAGTTTCCTGCAAGTGCATTTAAAATACATCCAAGAAAATCAGGAATTATTACGGCAAGAATTACACAACAAAATATCACGCGTAGGCGTAGCCCGTCGTAGACATCGCCTGCAAATTTTGGGCGTAAATCCAATACCTTGGACGCAACTATGGCCACATTTAAAGCTGATTTCTTGTTGGGATAGCGCCAACGCCGCCGATCAAGCTAAAGGGTTGCGATCACAGTTTCCGGGGGTATTAGTTCAAGGTAAGGGACTGCTAGCCACCGAAGCACCGATGACGATTCCCTTAATTGCTGCTGGGGGTTATGTTCCGGTTTTGGATGAAGTGTTTTTTGAGTTTGAGGATGATAACGGTTCGGTGTATCGTTTACACGAACTCCAACAGGGAGAAAAATACACAATAATATTGTCCCAGAAAGGCGGTTTGTATCGTTATCGCATAGGCGATCGCATCCGGGTGACACATTACTATCGCCAAACCCCCTGTTTAGAGTTTCTGGGAAGACATCAAGCTGTCAGCGACTTGGTGGGGGAGAAGTTGCAATCCAACTTTGTCCATGATGCTTTGCATAGCATGAATTTACCAGAAGGCTGTTTTAAAAGCTTAGTCAGTTTTGCTGAGCCAGCACAGTATATTTTACTACTCGATTATGCAACAACCACAAAAGAAATCCTTGCTCAACAACTAGATGAGGCGTTATCACAGTCATATCATTATCAGCGGGCGCGATCGCTCGGTCAACTGGCACCGCCCCAAGTGATAATTTCTCCTCAAATTCCAGAGATATTGGCTTTACATCGTCTCCGCAGCGGAAGTATTTGGGGAGGTATTAAGCATCCTATTTTAGCAACATCGCCCATTAGCGCTGAACTTTTACAAGAATTGCAAAGAACATCATCATAG
- a CDS encoding ShlB/FhaC/HecB family hemolysin secretion/activation protein — protein MNLKLATENIIGMRNYAIAKNILFAFWLLMSPAIAQTSPIPTQTKPNPNIERFPQPLPIPQPLPPSQEQPTIPVPAPTPTPEQPNIPIPVSKIEVVGSTILRDQEITSITKPLEGRSITLKDIQSIADSITQLYLNRGYLTSRAIVAEQTITDGVVKIQVIEGSLEKIEIKGTRSLNPGYVRSRVNLAVGKPLRVNKIEEQLQLLKQDPLFTSVEAILTPGTNVGQSILTVRVQEANTISGNIGVDNYSSAAVGSPRFGGAISDRNVSGLGDEFSASYYRSITGGSNSLDFSYRLPANAMNGAVQLRYSLSDSKITQAPFSELNITGDNQLYEISYRQPLVRTPREEFALSLGFALQNGRNTYIFNGIRMPIGTGSDSEGKTRTRVLKFGQDYIKRDVEGAWALRSQFSFGLDLFDATINSDSIPDGSFFSWLGQIQRVQRLGRDNLLIAQADIQLTPDSLLSAQQFSLGGGQSLRGYRQNARTGDNGFRISLEDRIAILRDHAGLPNLQLAPFIDMGAVWNAANNPNQLPNQTFLASAGLGLLWEPIPRLLMRCDYAFPFIDLSDRTQDMQDQGFSFSVNYSF, from the coding sequence ATGAACTTAAAATTGGCAACAGAAAATATAATTGGCATGAGAAATTATGCGATCGCAAAAAATATTCTATTTGCCTTCTGGCTGTTAATGTCACCCGCGATCGCTCAAACCTCTCCCATCCCTACACAAACCAAACCAAACCCCAATATTGAAAGGTTTCCCCAACCTTTACCAATACCGCAACCGCTTCCACCCAGCCAAGAACAACCAACTATTCCAGTACCAGCGCCTACACCAACACCAGAACAGCCAAATATTCCTATACCCGTCAGTAAAATTGAAGTTGTCGGTAGTACCATTCTTCGGGATCAGGAAATTACCTCCATTACCAAACCTTTAGAAGGACGTTCAATAACTCTCAAAGACATCCAAAGTATTGCAGACAGTATCACTCAGCTTTACTTAAATCGAGGTTATTTAACATCTAGAGCAATTGTTGCTGAACAAACAATTACTGACGGTGTAGTAAAAATTCAAGTTATCGAAGGTTCTCTGGAAAAAATAGAAATCAAAGGAACTCGTAGCCTGAATCCTGGGTATGTGCGTAGTCGTGTGAACTTAGCAGTCGGAAAACCCCTCAGAGTCAATAAAATCGAGGAGCAACTACAACTACTCAAACAAGATCCTTTATTTACTAGTGTAGAAGCTATTCTTACACCAGGAACTAATGTAGGGCAAAGTATCTTGACAGTCCGAGTTCAAGAAGCCAATACCATTAGTGGGAATATCGGAGTAGATAACTACTCATCTGCGGCTGTAGGTTCCCCACGTTTTGGAGGTGCAATTAGCGATCGCAACGTTAGCGGTTTAGGTGATGAATTCAGCGCTTCCTATTATCGTTCAATCACTGGCGGTTCCAATTCCTTGGACTTCAGCTATCGATTACCAGCCAATGCCATGAATGGCGCAGTGCAACTACGCTATTCTCTCAGCGATAGTAAAATTACTCAAGCTCCATTTTCCGAGTTAAATATTACAGGCGATAACCAGTTGTATGAAATCAGCTATCGTCAACCGTTGGTGAGAACACCGCGTGAGGAATTTGCTTTATCTTTAGGATTTGCATTGCAGAATGGGCGCAATACCTATATCTTTAACGGCATCCGGATGCCTATAGGTACGGGTTCTGATAGCGAAGGTAAGACTAGAACCAGGGTGCTGAAGTTCGGGCAAGATTATATTAAACGCGATGTAGAAGGTGCGTGGGCATTGCGATCGCAATTTAGTTTTGGCTTAGATCTATTCGATGCCACTATTAACTCTGATTCTATACCCGATGGTAGTTTCTTTAGCTGGTTAGGACAAATTCAGCGAGTCCAACGCTTAGGGAGAGACAACTTACTCATTGCCCAAGCTGATATTCAACTTACACCAGACAGCTTGCTATCTGCACAACAATTTTCCCTTGGTGGCGGACAATCTCTGCGTGGTTATCGCCAAAACGCCCGTACAGGAGACAATGGTTTTCGCATATCCCTAGAAGACAGGATAGCAATTTTACGCGATCACGCCGGATTACCAAACCTGCAACTAGCACCCTTTATCGATATGGGCGCTGTGTGGAACGCCGCCAACAATCCCAATCAGCTACCAAATCAAACCTTTTTAGCATCTGCAGGCTTAGGGTTACTGTGGGAACCAATACCCCGCCTACTCATGCGCTGTGATTATGCATTTCCCTTCATAGATTTAAGCGATCGTACTCAGGATATGCAAGACCAAGGTTTTAGCTTTAGTGTCAACTACAGTTTTTAA
- a CDS encoding filamentous hemagglutinin N-terminal domain-containing protein → MSQIILGKSTNKQYQFIQITTLWAVKNYKSYLFLYILCALCGSFFVDGIINQAIGEITPNSGDTNTVINQTDNTINIEGGTKTGSNLFHSFDKFGLNKGQIANFTSDSSIQNIFGRVTSGEASIINGLIQVTGGKSNLFLMNPAGIIFGSSASLNVPAAFTATTANGIRLNNQWLNAVGTNNYSNFTGNPDAFAFTQSGGGIINNSNLIVASGQNLTLLGGTVISTGRIEAAGGLVNISAVQGEKLVQISQEGNLLSLGLPVDTKSAINPLPFTPLSLPALLTGGGLKLAATVAVDPSGNVKLKDSESIQVGETRINPSDLKVDANGILRYVDSDAPVGNGNIAIEPLGINVNNGEVKAFNSNTQIQNGDVLVTSLYGKNATLAADNNFIFEPGLFFNELTTSSDLNIIAQNRVKISDAIDDPQNTIKRVVQVGGNLKIQGNQAIDIEFSSKPDSILQTGRDLSLISDGKIIGNARFATGGDFSILNLSGGTGNLTFGTSNGTPSYPIISSNGDVNLGNYTGPSLKVEARGSIFAENITINDKNSSLQGTDPDISVLASSPSLILRAGLHQLRNSPNDSSETPATSPGSITVNGDINMKLPDEQNRNFGPVILSAKGDINVKGNIADQNLSSGDRGSPVILNSSQGNITVGDIKAGNPMLVSEGNITAKNILGGAILSQTFEQNSNIGFLFSRTGNIVLDTIFIRSGSIDISAGGIFQAKEAIATDSQFSGPSNVPVSVLAARHINIQHGNNNFEQGIGVERDQSGNPIYRLVEKDQSGNPIYKPGGRQVFFRGYSFSSDPDVLFRDKNGNLVVVPKPDGQSDSTVFGSNQAVFVDENEQFVSYRPITVNTVEFNPSTNASYTRGLIILQQGQNAQLTGVYQDTRLGSSNGISVVTAPPVVTNPVVTNPVVTNPVVTNPNSGTNSPSSNNNGVAGSVDTQSQLINQNSPNGPCQAINQSLNLGQKLKQPRGISRDIPDLGTANTCEGSTEGNILRIIPDNRIQPMPINLNPVSQLEINRSQKIDF, encoded by the coding sequence ATGTCACAAATTATCTTGGGAAAATCAACTAACAAACAATATCAATTTATCCAAATAACAACTCTATGGGCTGTGAAAAATTACAAATCTTATCTATTCCTCTATATCCTCTGCGCCCTCTGTGGTTCGTTTTTTGTAGATGGAATCATCAATCAAGCTATAGGCGAAATCACACCAAATTCTGGCGATACCAATACAGTAATTAATCAAACGGATAACACTATTAATATTGAAGGTGGCACTAAAACAGGTTCAAATCTCTTCCACAGCTTTGATAAATTTGGACTCAATAAAGGTCAAATCGCTAACTTTACTTCCGACTCTTCTATTCAAAATATTTTCGGTCGAGTGACTAGTGGTGAAGCTTCAATAATTAACGGCTTAATTCAAGTTACAGGTGGCAAATCCAACCTATTTTTAATGAATCCTGCTGGTATTATTTTTGGTTCGAGTGCTAGCTTGAATGTTCCCGCAGCATTTACAGCTACTACAGCTAATGGTATTAGGTTAAATAATCAATGGTTGAATGCAGTTGGTACAAATAATTATAGTAATTTCACAGGCAATCCTGATGCTTTTGCTTTCACACAATCAGGAGGAGGAATTATTAACAATAGTAATTTAATTGTTGCTTCCGGGCAAAACTTAACCTTATTAGGCGGCACAGTAATTAGTACAGGAAGAATAGAAGCAGCAGGAGGTCTAGTCAATATTTCTGCTGTACAAGGAGAAAAATTAGTTCAAATTTCTCAAGAAGGAAATTTGTTAAGTTTGGGTTTACCTGTAGATACAAAATCAGCAATTAATCCTTTGCCTTTTACGCCATTGTCATTACCTGCTTTACTTACTGGTGGAGGCTTAAAGTTAGCGGCTACTGTCGCTGTCGATCCAAGTGGAAATGTGAAGCTCAAGGATTCTGAATCTATACAAGTAGGAGAAACAAGAATAAATCCTAGTGATTTGAAAGTAGATGCTAATGGTATTTTAAGATATGTAGATTCTGATGCGCCTGTAGGTAATGGCAATATTGCAATCGAGCCTCTCGGAATTAATGTCAATAATGGTGAAGTAAAAGCCTTTAACTCTAATACGCAAATCCAAAATGGAGATGTATTAGTAACTTCTTTATATGGAAAAAATGCCACTTTAGCAGCAGACAATAACTTTATTTTTGAACCTGGTCTATTTTTTAACGAATTAACCACATCTAGCGATTTAAATATAATCGCTCAAAATAGAGTCAAAATTAGCGATGCTATTGACGATCCACAAAACACTATTAAACGAGTTGTGCAGGTAGGAGGCAATTTAAAAATCCAAGGTAATCAAGCAATTGATATAGAATTTAGTAGCAAACCAGACTCGATTCTACAAACTGGTAGAGATTTAAGTTTAATTAGTGATGGCAAGATTATTGGTAATGCTCGTTTTGCTACCGGGGGAGATTTCTCTATTCTTAACCTATCTGGTGGTACAGGAAATTTAACCTTTGGAACGTCAAACGGCACACCTTCATATCCAATAATTAGTTCAAATGGTGATGTTAATCTTGGCAATTATACAGGCCCTTCCCTAAAGGTAGAAGCTAGAGGCAGTATCTTTGCTGAGAACATCACAATTAACGATAAAAATAGTTCTTTACAGGGGACAGATCCAGATATTTCGGTTTTAGCTAGCAGCCCATCATTAATATTACGCGCTGGCTTGCATCAATTGCGTAATAGCCCCAATGATTCATCAGAAACACCAGCCACATCGCCAGGAAGCATTACTGTGAATGGTGATATTAACATGAAATTACCAGATGAGCAAAATCGCAACTTTGGCCCTGTGATTCTGTCTGCAAAAGGCGACATCAATGTCAAAGGAAATATTGCCGATCAAAACTTATCTTCTGGTGATAGAGGTAGCCCAGTTATATTAAATTCATCACAGGGTAACATCACAGTTGGAGATATTAAAGCTGGAAATCCTATGTTGGTGAGTGAGGGGAATATTACCGCCAAGAATATTCTGGGTGGAGCTATACTTAGTCAAACATTTGAGCAAAACTCAAATATAGGATTTTTATTTTCTAGAACAGGCAATATTGTCTTAGATACCATCTTCATTAGGTCAGGAAGTATCGATATTAGTGCTGGTGGTATTTTTCAAGCTAAAGAAGCGATCGCTACTGATTCCCAATTTAGTGGCCCTAGTAATGTTCCAGTTAGCGTTTTAGCAGCACGTCACATCAATATTCAGCACGGGAATAACAATTTTGAGCAAGGGATTGGTGTGGAAAGAGATCAGTCAGGAAATCCAATTTACAGACTTGTCGAAAAGGATCAGTCAGGAAATCCAATTTACAAACCGGGTGGTAGACAAGTTTTCTTCCGAGGTTATTCCTTCTCCTCAGACCCAGATGTATTATTCAGAGATAAAAATGGCAATTTAGTAGTTGTTCCAAAACCTGATGGTCAAAGTGATAGTACAGTTTTTGGCAGTAATCAGGCTGTTTTTGTTGATGAAAATGAACAGTTTGTCTCATATAGACCTATAACTGTTAACACTGTGGAATTTAATCCTTCTACAAATGCTAGCTATACTCGCGGATTAATTATTCTTCAACAAGGACAGAACGCACAACTTACTGGTGTCTATCAAGATACACGACTTGGGTCTAGCAACGGTATTAGTGTAGTTACTGCACCTCCTGTTGTGACTAATCCTGTTGTGACTAATCCTGTTGTGACTAATCCTGTTGTGACTAATCCAAATAGTGGTACTAACTCTCCTAGCAGTAATAATAACGGCGTAGCTGGCTCTGTTGACACACAAAGCCAGTTGATTAATCAAAATTCCCCAAATGGGCCTTGTCAAGCTATAAATCAAAGCCTGAATTTAGGTCAAAAGCTAAAACAACCACGCGGAATATCTAGAGATATTCCGGATTTAGGTACTGCAAATACTTGTGAAGGCTCAACTGAAGGTAATATTCTGCGGATTATTCCAGATAATCGAATCCAACCTATGCCGATTAATTTAAATCCTGTATCTCAATTAGAAATTAATCGTAGCCAGAAAATAGATTTCTAG
- a CDS encoding 1-acyl-sn-glycerol-3-phosphate acyltransferase: MPKSIQSVQPPLKFIPQSLNPIVLQIAQWFLPFFLRFRTRPWLVAGIVEIEAKNAEVLAQLYQQFQAGKVRFLLAFRHPEVDDPLCMLYLLSRIVPKVAKEKGIALQYPVHSHFLYDRGMTLWAGDWLGWFFSRMGGLPIRRGRRLDRQAIQTARELFINSKIPIAVAPEGGNNGHSEIVSPLEPGVAQLGFWCVEDLLKAQRSQTVFIVPVSLQYRFMNPPWAKLHRLLRKLEIDSGLSVQSVDQLSSDQPQEIDYQRLCRLAEYVISEMEEFYRRFYHQNLPDAPELEIIERLHRLMDTGLKVTEQYFNIQSQGNFIDRCRRLEEVGWSYIYREDIADIHALPPFKRGLADWIAEEADLRMRHMRLVESFVAVTASYIKEQPTAERFAETLLVIFDMLSRIGDRKKMPARPRLGWRKAQITIGEPISVSDRYFNSQGDRQATRQAVSQLTKDLKAELDRLI; encoded by the coding sequence TTGCCTAAATCGATTCAATCTGTTCAACCACCGCTTAAATTTATCCCCCAAAGCTTGAACCCCATTGTCCTCCAGATTGCTCAGTGGTTTTTACCATTTTTTCTGAGGTTTCGGACTCGCCCCTGGTTAGTTGCGGGTATTGTTGAGATTGAAGCTAAAAATGCTGAGGTGTTAGCCCAGCTTTATCAACAGTTTCAAGCTGGTAAAGTTCGCTTTTTGTTGGCGTTTCGACATCCAGAGGTAGACGATCCTCTGTGTATGTTGTATTTATTGTCTCGGATTGTACCCAAGGTTGCGAAAGAGAAAGGGATAGCGTTGCAATACCCCGTCCACTCCCACTTTCTTTATGATCGCGGTATGACTTTGTGGGCTGGGGACTGGTTGGGTTGGTTTTTTTCGCGCATGGGAGGTTTGCCAATTCGTCGGGGTAGGCGATTAGATAGACAAGCTATCCAAACAGCACGGGAGTTGTTTATTAATAGCAAAATACCGATCGCAGTTGCACCGGAAGGCGGAAATAATGGTCATAGCGAGATTGTTAGCCCCTTAGAACCTGGTGTGGCGCAATTAGGGTTTTGGTGTGTAGAAGATTTACTCAAAGCCCAACGTTCCCAGACTGTTTTTATTGTCCCGGTTTCTCTTCAGTATCGCTTCATGAATCCACCTTGGGCAAAACTGCATCGGCTGTTGAGAAAATTGGAAATTGATAGTGGTTTGTCAGTGCAGTCAGTCGATCAATTGAGTAGCGATCAACCACAAGAAATTGACTATCAACGTCTCTGTCGCCTAGCGGAATATGTGATTTCCGAGATGGAAGAGTTTTATCGCCGTTTCTATCATCAAAATTTGCCAGATGCACCGGAACTAGAAATAATTGAGCGATTACATCGCCTCATGGATACTGGTTTAAAAGTAACTGAGCAATATTTTAATATTCAGTCACAGGGAAATTTTATTGATCGCTGTCGCCGCTTGGAAGAGGTAGGCTGGAGTTATATTTACCGGGAAGATATAGCTGATATTCATGCTTTACCACCCTTCAAACGAGGATTAGCTGATTGGATTGCTGAGGAAGCAGATTTGCGGATGCGACATATGCGCTTAGTAGAAAGTTTTGTTGCTGTTACCGCTAGCTATATTAAAGAACAGCCAACTGCGGAACGATTTGCGGAAACATTATTAGTCATCTTCGATATGCTATCTCGAATTGGCGATCGCAAAAAAATGCCTGCTCGTCCGCGATTAGGATGGCGAAAAGCCCAAATCACTATCGGTGAACCAATTTCGGTAAGCGATCGCTATTTCAATTCCCAAGGCGATCGCCAAGCAACTAGACAAGCTGTAAGTCAGTTAACAAAGGATTTAAAAGCTGAATTAGACCGCTTAATATAG
- a CDS encoding PD-(D/E)XK nuclease family protein codes for MTITTKDQALLEKFIVDNEELEELESKLAQFNIFEAIGVVRQEIRHSNFLAFLLNPSQNHRLDDIFLKRFLKRVLLETDKPKDEEYANISAVDIDIADLKDAEVRREWQNIDILIQSPRHQLVCAIENKVDSGEHSNQLQRYREIVELEYSNYRKILIYLTPETDKVSDENWRIYTYSNVAEIIDNICNNYKSTIGTDVYTLINHYSILIKRHIMTDSEIAELCRKIYGKHKQALDLIFEHRPDLQLEMADNIIKLASQYITSKKIFLDRYSKKYLGFGSQEWRDKNLPLAFHFENGSAYLVIRLLICPYDNKNIRERIHQVSRDNPQIFKKSNWAEKWITIYQKEILNQKDYDDADVEKLMKKVQDFWENFIKDDFVKIENIIHENIDKLIISDISVETKA; via the coding sequence ATGACAATAACAACAAAAGACCAAGCATTACTAGAAAAATTTATTGTTGATAATGAAGAATTAGAAGAACTGGAATCAAAGCTCGCGCAGTTCAATATTTTTGAAGCAATCGGCGTAGTTCGTCAAGAAATACGTCACTCAAACTTTTTAGCATTCTTGTTAAATCCATCTCAAAATCACAGACTGGATGATATTTTTCTGAAGCGATTTCTTAAACGAGTATTGCTAGAGACAGATAAACCTAAAGATGAAGAGTATGCAAATATTAGCGCTGTTGATATTGATATAGCTGATTTAAAAGATGCTGAAGTTAGACGAGAGTGGCAAAATATTGATATTTTAATACAATCACCGCGTCATCAATTAGTTTGTGCGATAGAAAACAAGGTTGATTCTGGAGAACATTCAAATCAACTACAGAGATACCGCGAAATTGTTGAGCTTGAATATAGCAATTATCGAAAAATATTAATTTATTTAACCCCAGAAACTGATAAAGTCTCTGACGAAAATTGGAGAATATATACATATTCTAATGTAGCTGAGATAATTGATAATATTTGCAATAATTATAAGTCTACTATTGGCACAGATGTTTATACATTAATAAATCATTATTCTATATTAATTAAGAGACATATTATGACTGATTCGGAAATTGCAGAACTCTGCCGTAAAATATATGGTAAACATAAACAAGCTCTGGATTTAATTTTTGAACATCGTCCGGATTTACAGTTAGAAATGGCTGATAATATAATTAAATTAGCCAGTCAATATATCACATCTAAAAAAATATTTTTAGACCGATACAGTAAAAAATACCTAGGCTTTGGTTCTCAAGAATGGCGTGATAAAAACCTACCACTTGCGTTCCATTTTGAAAATGGTTCTGCATATCTTGTAATAAGACTACTCATTTGCCCTTACGACAATAAAAATATTCGGGAAAGAATTCATCAAGTATCCAGAGATAATCCGCAAATTTTTAAGAAAAGTAATTGGGCAGAAAAATGGATAACTATTTATCAAAAGGAGATTTTGAATCAGAAAGATTATGATGATGCTGATGTTGAAAAATTAATGAAAAAAGTCCAAGACTTTTGGGAAAATTTTATTAAAGATGATTTTGTAAAGATAGAAAATATCATCCATGAAAATATAGATAAGTTAATTATCTCAGATATCTCTGTAGAGACTAAAGCATGA